From Triticum aestivum cultivar Chinese Spring chromosome 4A, IWGSC CS RefSeq v2.1, whole genome shotgun sequence, a single genomic window includes:
- the LOC123088480 gene encoding aspartic proteinase nepenthesin-1 gives MKAMSVLQLLLYVLFLTVLFAWSATCHVAVRAHLTHVDSTRGFTKRDLLHRMAVRTRNRVNKRWSPPGRGRGGTSDYAVTASGSRDVDVPNSEYLIHFGIGTPRPQRVALTLDTGSDLIWTQCACAVCFDQPFRAIDTSTSGTQRGVSCFDPVCTRGGLPFSGCGVKDNLCFYAYSYPGNSITTGKIYEDTFTFQAPGGKVDGVAVPSLRFGCGMYNKGIFKSNESGIAGFGRGLMSLPSQLKVNKFSHCFTITGEYKTSPMFLGTPDNLEAQATGPIQYTPFAPSPEGPNSSQYYLSLKGITVGKTRLMLDPSVFVLKGDGSGGTIIDSGMGITTFPRAVFQTLRDELAKQVPLTVLDGTTIDGAELLCFSTSPNQKVPTIPKVILHLEGADWDLPRESYVLDFEDGLCVPISSSGESDMTIIGNFQQQNMHIIYDLESNKLGFVPARCDKL, from the coding sequence ATGAAGGCCATGTCAGTGCTGCAACTTCTACTCTATGTTCTCTTCCTAACGGTCTTGTTCGCCTGGTCGGCGACTTGCCACGTGGCTGTGCGCGCCCACCTCACGCACGTCGACAGCACCCGTGGCTTCACCAAGCGCGACCTACTCCACCGGATGGCAGTTCGGACGCGGAACCGCGTCAACAAGCGGTGGTCACCGCCCGGTCGCGGCCGCGGCGGCACCAGCGACTACGCGGTGACTGCATCGGGGTCCCGCGACGTGGATGTCCCCAATTCCGAGTACCTCATCCACTTTGGCATCGGCACACCGCGCCCTCAGCGTGTGGCGCTGACGCTGGACACTGGCAGCGACCTCATTTGGACGCAGTGCGCTTGTGCAGTCTGCTTCGACCAGCCGTTCCGGGCTATCGACACCTCCACCTCCGGCACCCAACGCGGTGTCTCGTGCTTCGATCCCGTCTGCACGCGCGGGGGCCTCCCGTTCTCCGGATGCGGCGTCAAGGACAACTTGTGCTTCTACGCCTACTCCTATCCTGGCAACTCGATCACGACGGGCAAGATCTACGAGGACACCTTCACCTTCCAGGCGCCCGGTGGCAAGGTCGATGGCGTGGCCGTGCCTAGCCTACGCTTTGGCTGCGGCATGTACAACAAGGGCATCTTCAAATCAAACGAGTCGGGCATTGCCGGCTTCGGCCGCGGGCTGATGTCTCTGCCGTCGCAGCTCAAGGTCAACAAGTTCTCCCACTGCTTCACGATCACCGGAGAGTACAAAACCAGCCCCATGTTCCTGGGTACGCCAGACAACCTTGAAGCGCAAGCCACGGGGCCCATCCAATACACCCCATTCGCCCCAAGCCCCGAGGGTCCAAACAGCTCACAGTACTACCTTTCGCTCAAAGGCATCACCGTCGGCAAGACGCGACTGATGTTGGACCCGTCGGTGTTTGTGCTCAAGGGTGATGGCTCCGGCGGGACGATCATCGACTCTGGCATGGGCATCACGACCTTCCCACGTGCCGTGTTCCAAACACTCCGGGATGAGCTCGCGAAACAGGTTCCACTAACTGTCCTCGACGGCACGACGATCGATGGCGCCGAGTTGCTGTGCTTCTCCACGTCGCCGAACCAGAAGGTgcccaccataccgaaggtgatccTCCATCTGGAGGGCGCGGACTGGGACCTTCCACGGGAGAGCTACGTGCTGGATTTCGAGGACGGTCTGTGCGTGCCGATATCTTCGTCGGGCGAGAGCGACATGACCATCATAGGCAACTTCCAGCAGCAGAACATGCACATCATCTACGACCTCGAGAGCAACAAGCTGGGCTTCGTGCCTGCACGCTGTGACAAGCTGTGA